One window from the genome of Drosophila albomicans strain 15112-1751.03 chromosome 2L, ASM965048v2, whole genome shotgun sequence encodes:
- the LOC117564700 gene encoding serine protease inhibitor 42Dd: protein MSSTPASSSSLPPELNLGAEIFHIIAASAEDQNVIISPLLLEVTLTLLYLGSDGATAEELQKLLKLKDRFVSNAKMANFYAAELNAATSDADTKIQLENRLLLQQNSGLAVADDFQKIAQTFFHATAECVDLQQPEKLSRHITDNILASIGGGNWQQQLQVNGGQMASMLLLLAARLQSKWFLPFSAYRTGLYEFHKNDGSSNVAKSVPMLFDDDMFVKYAELRELNSRAIELPYEHEDELAMLLILPNQRDASALAQLETQLRTVDLGELQQRMQMESVQVLLPKFSIDFECSLRQALKQMGFSEIFSSAANFKHLHSASTNLPILDVLQKLRIDLNESGSGSALPQPAAGYKPIVISNSSRQKFFRADHPFFFAIRGPNVTHFIGHVVSF, encoded by the exons ATGAGCTCTACACCTGCCTCCAGCTCCAGTCTACCGCCGGAACTCAATCTTGGAGCGGAGATATTCCACATCATTGCAGCTTCAGCTGAAGATCAAAATGTGATCATATCTCCGCTGTTGCTAGAGGTGACATTGACACTGCTCTATCTGGGCTCAGATGGGGCCACTGCCGAGGAACTGCAAAAGCTGTTAAAGTTAAAGGATCGCTTTGTGAGCAATGCTAAAATGGCCAACTTCTATGCCGCCGAATTGAATGCGGCGACAAGCGATGCAGATACTAAGATCCAGCTGGAAAATCGCCTGCTTCTGCAACAAAACTCCGGTCTGGCAGTTGCCGATGACTTTCAGAAGATAGCACAAACCTTTTTCCATGCGACGGCAGAGTGTGTGGATTTACAGCAACCCGAGAAGCTATCTCGCCACATCACCGATAATATCTTGGCCAGCATTGGCGGCGGCAactggcagcaacagcttcaggTGAATGGTGGTCAGATGGCATctatgctgctgttgctggcggcCCGACTGCAAAGCAAATGGTTCTTGCCTTTCAGTGCGTATCGCACTGGCCTCTATGAGTTCCACAAAaacgacggcagcagcaatgtTGCGAAGTCCGTGCCCATGCTCTTTGACGATGATATGTTTGTAAAGTACGCCGAGTTGCGAGAGCTCAATTCACGTGCCATTGAATTGCCGTACGAGCATGAGGACGAATTGGCAATGCTTCTAATCCTGCCCAATCAGCGTGATGCCTCGGCCTTAGCCCAGCTGGAGACTCAATTGCGTACTGTGGATCTCGGGGAATTGCAGCAGCGTATGCAAATGGAAAGTGTTCAAGTCTTGCTGCCCAAATTTAGCATCGACTTCGAATGTAGTTTGCGACAAGCGCTCAAACAA ATGGGCTTTTCGGAGATCTTTAGTTCCGCTGCCAACTTTAAGCATTTGCACTCAGCTTCCACCAATCTGCCTATTCTCGACGTCCTACAGAAGTTGCGCATTGACCTAAATGAATCCGGCTCTGGCTCAGCGTTACCACAACCGGCGGCAG gataTAAGCCGATTGTCATTAGCAATTCCTCGCGGCAAAAATTCTTTCGGGCGGATCATCCATTTTTCTTTGCCATTCGCGGTCCGAATGTGACCCACTTTATTGGGCATGTGGTTAGTTTTTAA
- the LOC117563408 gene encoding odorant receptor 67a, whose protein sequence is MLNNQLTVAEKPEKFFVTFNDFMSLPLFFYHTIGVDPYESTSSNSVPSRWLYVNFMVHVTNMGFNFVMECMFVVLYYKDTESIVDVCMTICYVGFVLVSQLKTISVWRQKSKLNALVCEMESIFPSPNRVEQQKYQVDYYLRRCRFFLRGFSGLYLVLAVTYSFYIYVKYLIQHWLMQSTEAEKAMPYFSISPWDWHNNWSYYLMYLLQVLGAYTATTGHISADILIYAVNMQLVMHFDYLSNELTEFKNDAAMLHGTKSYAKDLKLLQDLISYHNKLLGLSDVMNNVFGMPLLLNFLTSSVMVCFVGFQMTLGLSADHTVKLALFLISAVSEIYLICYFSDLLIVASESVASAVYKMEWFEGDSRFRKMLIFIALRAQKPVCLKATVFLDISMETMTMFLKMSYRLFCVIRTMYQ, encoded by the exons ATGTTGAACAATCAGCTAACGGTTGCTGAAAAGCCAGAGAAATTCTTTGTGACCTTCAATGACTTTATGAGTTTGCCTCTGTTTTTCTATCATACAATTGGAGTGGATCCGTATGAGTCGACTAGCTCAAATTCTGTACCTAGTCGCTGGCTTTATGTCAACTTTATGGTTCATGTTACAAATATGGGATTTAACTTTGTGATGGAATGCATGTTCGTCGTTCTCTACTATAAGGACACCGAGAGTATTGTCGATGTCTGCATGACTATATGCTATGTGGGTTTCGTTCTCGTTAGCCAATTGAAGACAATCAGCGTATGGCGTCAGAAGTCCAAGCTCAATGCCTTAGTTTGTGAAATGGAATCGATATTTCCATCACCAAATCGAGTGGAGCAGCAAAAGTACCAAGTGGATTATTATTtgcgtcgctgtcgctttTTCCTACGGGGATTCAGTGGACTCTACTTGGTCCTTGCCGTGACATATAGTTTCTATATCTATGTGAAGTACTTAATCCAGCACTGGCTGATGCAATCCACGGAAGCAGAGAAAGCAATGCCTTACTTCTCCATATCGCCATGGGACTGGCACAACAACTGGAGCTACTATCTGATGTATCTCCTTCAGGTGCTGGGAGCTTATACAGCCACAACAGGACACATTTCGGCCGATATTCTCATTTATGCCGTCAATATGCAGCTTGTCATGCACTTTGACTATTTGTCTAATGAATTGACCGAATTTAAAAACGATGCAGCGATGTTACATGGCACTAAGAGCTATGCCAAAGACTTGAAATTACTGCAGGATTTAATATCCTATCACAACAAACTTCTCGG ACTCTCCGATGTGATGAACAATGTCTTTGGCATGCCTCTACTCTTAAACTTTCTGACTTCCTCAGTAATGGTTTGCTTTGTGGGCTTTCAGATGACCCTTGGCTTGAGCGCAGATCATACTGTGAAGTTGGCTCTCTTTCTAATATCGGCTGTCTCAgagatttatttgatttgctatTTCAGCGATCTGCTGATTGTCGCA AGTGAGAGTGTGGCTTCAGCTGTTTATAAGATGGAATGGTTTGAAGGCGATTCTCGATTTAGAAAAATGCTAATTTTCATAGCTTTACGCGCTCAGAAACCAGTTTGTCTGAAAGCCACTGTTTTTCTTGACATCTCAATGGAGACCATGACTAtg TTCTTGAAAATGTCTTATCGTTTATTCTGTGTAATACGCACTATGTATCAGTAG